One window from the genome of Haladaptatus paucihalophilus DX253 encodes:
- a CDS encoding pyridoxal-phosphate-dependent aminotransferase family protein — translation MENPTVGELTPPDRTLMGPGPSEVHPRVLRAMSTPLVGHLDPSFIDIMNEVQDLLRYTFRTENQWTIPVSGTGSASMEAAIGNLVEPGDTMLVPTNGYFGGRMESMAERAGGEVVHVDAPWGEPLDPADVQLAFEEHQPDIFGFVHAETSTGVVQPDVSELTSIAHGHDAYVIADSVTSLGGVELKVDEWDIDVAYSGPQKCLSCPPGASPLTLNDRAMEKVLSREEAPRSWYLDLSLLEGYWGDDRAYHHTAPITNVYALREALRLVSEEGIEARWERHREIAGALKAGVEAMGLEMNAPEEYWLPSLNAVRVPEGVTDTDITSYLLDQYDLEIATGLGDLDGEIFRIGCMGYSARPETVSYLVSALGDALREHGADVDVEAGLAATSEALGR, via the coding sequence ATGGAGAACCCCACGGTAGGCGAGTTGACACCGCCAGACAGAACGCTGATGGGTCCCGGCCCGAGCGAAGTGCACCCGCGCGTGCTCCGGGCGATGAGCACGCCGTTGGTCGGCCATTTAGACCCGTCGTTCATCGACATCATGAACGAGGTTCAGGACCTCCTTCGATACACCTTCAGAACGGAGAATCAATGGACCATTCCCGTGTCGGGGACCGGTTCCGCCTCCATGGAGGCCGCTATCGGCAATCTGGTGGAACCCGGCGACACGATGTTGGTTCCGACTAACGGCTACTTCGGCGGTCGGATGGAGTCGATGGCGGAGCGAGCGGGCGGGGAGGTCGTCCACGTCGATGCGCCGTGGGGCGAACCCCTCGACCCCGCCGACGTGCAGCTGGCGTTCGAGGAACACCAACCCGATATCTTCGGCTTCGTCCACGCCGAGACGAGCACCGGGGTGGTTCAACCCGACGTTTCCGAACTGACGAGCATCGCTCACGGCCACGACGCGTACGTCATCGCCGATTCGGTCACGTCGCTCGGCGGCGTCGAGTTGAAGGTGGACGAATGGGACATCGACGTGGCCTACTCCGGGCCGCAGAAGTGTCTTTCCTGTCCGCCGGGTGCGAGTCCGCTGACGCTCAACGACCGCGCGATGGAGAAGGTGCTCTCCCGCGAGGAAGCCCCGCGTTCGTGGTACCTCGACCTCTCCCTCCTCGAAGGCTACTGGGGCGACGACCGGGCGTATCACCACACGGCACCCATCACGAACGTCTACGCGCTCCGCGAGGCGCTTCGCCTCGTCAGCGAAGAGGGCATCGAAGCGCGCTGGGAGCGCCACCGCGAAATCGCGGGCGCGCTCAAGGCGGGTGTCGAGGCGATGGGACTCGAAATGAACGCGCCCGAGGAGTACTGGCTCCCCAGCCTCAACGCCGTTCGCGTCCCCGAGGGCGTCACGGATACCGACATCACGAGCTATCTGCTCGACCAGTACGACCTCGAAATCGCCACCGGACTGGGCGATTTGGACGGCGAAATCTTCCGCATCGGCTGTATGGGCTACTCCGCCCGCCCCGAAACCGTCTCGTATCTCGTGAGCGCGCTCGGCGACGCGCTCCGGGAACACGGTGCGGACGTGGACGTGGAGGCCGGACTGGCGGCGACCAGCGAAGCGCTCGGACGGTAG
- a CDS encoding DUF4352 domain-containing protein has product MEKRSLVGRRSFIASSAMAALAGCASEGRDKTGTTTSSRDGTDRSKTGASTGAETGSEDGTEEPGKTTTVPVGTVVKDDSLAMVVRGVKREEKRSEFREARNGHTFAVVRMAVKNTSGTYVGLDDFLHATLESGSGESYDPSFSSPRHPMKTGVLAPGEVVRGDVVFEVPKSAARLSLRFDFEAFSRFEFERITVSLAETADSVADLKQSLGDAVLSQGTEASRDGVSVVVHGVRTTKKLDEFIEADDGYEFVVPDIEITNDGDERLFVSTLLQMRAKTGTGLAYTADISASSALKRPVNENSDIEAGASHRGELAYQVETGTAPLRWVFNFLDAETAYKAFWNLR; this is encoded by the coding sequence ATGGAGAAACGAAGTCTCGTCGGGCGACGCTCGTTCATCGCGTCGAGCGCGATGGCGGCGCTCGCCGGCTGTGCTAGCGAAGGACGCGACAAAACGGGTACGACCACTTCGTCGCGCGACGGGACCGACCGGTCGAAGACGGGGGCGTCCACGGGTGCCGAAACGGGGTCGGAAGACGGAACGGAGGAACCCGGAAAGACGACGACCGTTCCGGTCGGTACGGTCGTGAAGGACGACTCCCTTGCGATGGTCGTCCGCGGGGTGAAACGGGAGGAGAAACGGAGCGAGTTCCGCGAGGCACGGAACGGTCACACGTTCGCCGTCGTCCGGATGGCGGTCAAAAATACGAGCGGCACGTACGTGGGTCTCGACGACTTCCTCCACGCGACCCTCGAGAGCGGGTCGGGCGAGAGTTACGACCCCTCGTTCAGTTCCCCCCGACATCCGATGAAGACCGGCGTCCTCGCGCCCGGTGAAGTCGTCCGTGGCGATGTCGTCTTCGAAGTGCCGAAAAGCGCGGCGAGGTTGTCGCTTCGCTTCGACTTCGAGGCGTTCAGTCGCTTCGAGTTCGAACGAATCACCGTCTCACTCGCGGAAACGGCGGACTCGGTCGCAGATCTGAAACAGTCGCTCGGCGACGCCGTGCTGTCGCAGGGAACGGAAGCGTCACGCGACGGCGTTTCCGTCGTCGTTCACGGCGTCCGAACGACGAAGAAACTGGACGAGTTCATCGAGGCCGACGACGGGTACGAGTTCGTGGTCCCGGACATCGAAATAACGAACGACGGGGACGAACGACTGTTCGTCTCGACGCTCCTCCAGATGCGCGCGAAGACGGGAACCGGCCTCGCGTACACGGCCGACATCAGCGCGAGTTCGGCGCTGAAACGTCCGGTCAACGAGAATTCCGACATCGAAGCCGGGGCTTCTCATCGCGGCGAACTCGCCTATCAGGTCGAGACGGGGACGGCACCGCTCCGGTGGGTGTTCAATTTCCTCGACGCCGAGACCGCGTACAAGGCGTTTTGGAACCTTCGCTAA
- a CDS encoding ABC transporter substrate-binding protein, with the protein MDRNEGRTRRTVIKGTGAVLGGGLLAGCTSDSDSGSPSTDTTTGSEGDSTTAAEETTTTDGPYSVSMAPVGEVEFESVPKTWVANNGSWADMGIALGLEPPKAVWMASRYHTQYYDAIDGLSVDKSDIKSLYQDGVNKELFYQLDADVHVMDPNFLMNRFKGWGQKDVDEIKQNIAPLFGNCIYAQHYPWHEDYRYYTLMEGFEKLSKVFKRHDRYEAFEKLHADFQSNISDVVPKKSERPSAAVVWGVGDQPTKFYPYIIGKGTGFKHLNDLGVSDALAKTDVKDFHGSRGSIDLETLLKVDPEVLLLRAYEGKTRTEFENTVIKFLENDNTASKLTAVKNGDVYRAGGLYQGPITNLVLTQRTAKLLYGVEKPLYDSQRVVDIVNGDF; encoded by the coding sequence ATGGATCGGAACGAAGGACGCACGCGGCGCACGGTTATCAAAGGAACTGGAGCGGTTCTGGGAGGCGGTCTCCTCGCTGGCTGTACCAGCGACAGCGACTCCGGATCTCCATCGACGGACACGACGACCGGGAGCGAGGGCGACTCCACGACCGCGGCAGAGGAGACGACCACGACGGACGGACCGTACTCCGTCTCGATGGCGCCGGTCGGCGAGGTGGAGTTCGAGAGCGTCCCGAAGACGTGGGTCGCCAACAACGGCAGCTGGGCGGACATGGGCATCGCGCTCGGCCTCGAACCGCCGAAAGCCGTCTGGATGGCGAGCCGATACCACACGCAGTACTACGACGCCATCGACGGCCTCTCGGTGGACAAAAGCGACATCAAGTCGCTGTATCAAGATGGCGTCAACAAGGAGCTGTTCTACCAACTCGACGCCGACGTGCACGTGATGGACCCCAACTTCCTGATGAACCGGTTCAAGGGATGGGGACAGAAGGACGTGGACGAAATCAAGCAGAACATCGCGCCGCTGTTCGGCAACTGCATCTACGCCCAGCACTATCCGTGGCACGAAGATTACCGGTACTACACCCTCATGGAGGGCTTCGAAAAGCTGTCGAAGGTGTTCAAGCGACACGACCGCTACGAGGCGTTCGAGAAGCTCCACGCCGACTTCCAATCCAACATCTCCGACGTCGTTCCGAAGAAAAGCGAGCGCCCGTCGGCGGCCGTCGTCTGGGGCGTCGGCGACCAACCGACGAAGTTCTACCCCTACATCATCGGGAAGGGGACCGGGTTCAAACACCTGAACGACCTCGGCGTCAGCGACGCGCTGGCAAAAACGGACGTGAAGGACTTCCACGGAAGTCGCGGTTCTATCGACCTCGAAACGCTCCTGAAAGTGGACCCGGAAGTCCTCCTGCTTCGCGCGTACGAGGGCAAGACCCGAACGGAGTTCGAGAACACGGTCATCAAGTTCCTCGAAAACGACAACACGGCCAGTAAACTCACCGCCGTGAAAAACGGGGACGTCTACCGCGCCGGTGGCCTGTACCAAGGCCCCATCACGAATCTCGTCCTCACCCAGCGAACCGCCAAACTGCTGTACGGCGTCGAAAAGCCGCTCTACGACTCCCAGCGCGTCGTGGATATCGTCAACGGCGACTTCTGA
- the hisD gene encoding histidinol dehydrogenase, whose translation MKPKPIADLGPDERRTLFDRDAGIEGVRSDVRDIIDKVREEGDVAVRNFCREFDGVEVGNIDITDDAERAYEEIDDDVRDAIEDAAANIREFHEAQLPEDWRADFDGRELGRRFRPIERVGVYAPGGTAAYPSSALMGVIPAKVAGVEQVAVATPPGEPQNDITLAAIHAARADRVYRVGGAQAIAAMAYGTEQIDRVQKVVGPGNKWVTAAKAEVQGDVAIDFLAGPSELLVLADDSADPAFVASDVVAQAEHDENASSVAVTDDADFAEAVAEEVEKQAGEREREDVIRTALDNDASGVFVARSMSEALLFAEEYAAEHLSIQAENDEDLLSRIDSAGSVFLGPYTPVAAGDYASGTNHVLPTTGAAKITGGLSVDTFLRSTTVQRLDEDALDSLSETITTLAESEGLDAHAESVRKRFE comes from the coding sequence ATGAAACCGAAGCCGATAGCCGACCTCGGGCCGGACGAGCGGCGGACGCTGTTCGACCGCGACGCCGGAATCGAGGGCGTGCGGAGCGACGTGCGCGACATCATCGACAAGGTGCGTGAGGAAGGTGACGTTGCGGTCAGGAATTTCTGCCGCGAGTTCGACGGCGTGGAGGTGGGCAACATCGACATCACGGACGACGCCGAGCGCGCCTACGAGGAAATCGACGACGACGTGCGCGACGCCATTGAGGACGCGGCGGCGAACATCCGCGAGTTCCACGAGGCGCAACTGCCCGAGGACTGGCGGGCGGACTTCGACGGGCGCGAACTCGGACGCAGGTTCCGCCCCATCGAGCGCGTCGGGGTGTACGCACCCGGCGGCACCGCGGCCTACCCCTCCAGCGCGCTGATGGGCGTCATCCCGGCGAAGGTGGCCGGTGTGGAGCAGGTGGCCGTCGCCACGCCGCCCGGCGAGCCACAGAACGACATCACGCTGGCCGCGATTCACGCCGCGAGGGCGGACCGCGTGTATCGCGTCGGGGGCGCGCAGGCCATCGCGGCGATGGCCTACGGAACCGAGCAGATAGACCGCGTGCAGAAGGTCGTCGGTCCCGGAAACAAGTGGGTCACGGCGGCGAAAGCGGAGGTGCAGGGCGACGTGGCTATCGACTTCCTCGCCGGACCGAGCGAACTCCTCGTGCTGGCCGACGACTCGGCGGACCCGGCGTTCGTCGCCAGCGACGTGGTGGCACAGGCGGAACACGACGAGAACGCTTCCTCCGTCGCGGTGACGGACGACGCTGATTTCGCCGAGGCAGTCGCGGAAGAAGTCGAGAAGCAGGCGGGCGAACGCGAACGCGAGGACGTGATTCGGACGGCGCTCGACAACGACGCCAGCGGGGTGTTCGTCGCGCGCTCCATGAGCGAGGCGCTCCTCTTCGCCGAGGAGTACGCCGCGGAACACCTGTCGATTCAGGCCGAAAACGACGAGGACCTCCTCTCGCGCATCGACAGCGCAGGAAGCGTCTTCCTCGGACCCTACACGCCCGTCGCGGCGGGCGATTACGCCTCCGGGACGAATCACGTCCTGCCGACGACCGGCGCGGCGAAAATCACGGGCGGCCTATCCGTCGATACCTTCCTCCGCTCGACGACGGTCCAGCGGTTGGACGAGGACGCGCTCGATTCCCTCTCGGAGACCATCACGACGCTCGCGGAATCGGAAGGGTTGGACGCCCACGCGGAGAGCGTCCGCAAGCGATTCGAGTAG
- a CDS encoding inositol monophosphatase family protein produces the protein MTNVESRLELAERAATAGSEIAADGFRSGLAVETKSNKTDVVTEADRNSQRRVIEVIRNEFPEDAIVGEEEDALKEVPTEGDVWVIDPIDGTNNFVRGIPLWTTSVAAVRDGDAVAAANVCPALDDVYTADADGAYLNGERITVSDRTDPETFTVCPTVWWDFDRREEYAATAEGIVKRFGDMRRFGCAQIVLGMVASGALDGTVTNIVPNPWDTVAGAFMVRQAGGTVTDIHGEPWTTESRGLVASNGEAHEEVLAAARDAEPYYGN, from the coding sequence ATGACGAACGTCGAATCCCGCCTCGAACTGGCGGAGCGCGCCGCGACAGCGGGGAGCGAAATCGCCGCGGACGGCTTTCGAAGCGGTCTCGCTGTCGAGACGAAATCGAACAAGACCGACGTGGTGACGGAAGCCGACCGCAACAGCCAGCGCCGCGTCATCGAAGTTATCCGGAACGAGTTCCCCGAGGACGCCATCGTCGGCGAGGAGGAGGACGCGCTGAAGGAGGTCCCGACGGAGGGCGACGTGTGGGTCATCGACCCCATCGACGGGACGAACAACTTCGTGCGCGGGATTCCGCTGTGGACGACCAGCGTCGCCGCGGTGCGGGACGGGGACGCCGTCGCCGCCGCGAACGTCTGCCCGGCGCTGGACGACGTGTACACGGCGGACGCGGACGGGGCGTACCTGAACGGCGAGCGAATCACGGTCAGCGACCGCACCGACCCCGAGACGTTCACGGTCTGCCCGACCGTCTGGTGGGACTTCGACCGCCGCGAAGAGTACGCCGCGACGGCGGAGGGCATCGTGAAGCGATTCGGCGACATGCGTCGGTTCGGCTGTGCGCAAATCGTCCTCGGAATGGTCGCCAGCGGCGCGCTGGACGGCACCGTGACGAACATCGTTCCGAACCCGTGGGACACCGTTGCGGGCGCGTTCATGGTTCGGCAGGCGGGCGGCACGGTGACGGACATCCACGGCGAACCGTGGACGACGGAGAGTCGCGGATTGGTCGCTTCCAACGGCGAAGCGCACGAGGAAGTGCTCGCGGCGGCCCGCGATGCCGAACCATACTACGGAAATTAA
- a CDS encoding Lrp/AsnC family transcriptional regulator has translation MKLDDTDRAILKALQANARTPFSEIARQIDMSSATVHDRVNRMEEAGVITGYHATVNPKEVSLGISAFVGLRVEQGREKDTLKRLEGIDGIQEVHLTTGSWDVMARVYAEDADSLRELMFDNIAQMDGFARSQTMVVLGSPYESEELPLEMGLEE, from the coding sequence ATGAAACTGGATGACACAGACCGTGCCATTCTGAAAGCCCTCCAAGCGAACGCCCGGACACCGTTCAGCGAAATCGCGCGACAGATAGACATGTCCAGCGCGACGGTGCACGACCGCGTTAATCGCATGGAAGAAGCGGGCGTCATCACCGGCTATCACGCCACCGTGAACCCGAAAGAGGTCTCGCTCGGCATCTCCGCGTTCGTCGGTCTCCGCGTGGAACAGGGGCGCGAGAAGGACACGCTCAAACGCCTCGAAGGAATCGACGGGATTCAGGAGGTTCACCTGACGACCGGGTCGTGGGACGTGATGGCCCGGGTGTACGCCGAAGACGCCGACAGCCTCCGCGAGTTGATGTTCGACAACATCGCCCAGATGGACGGGTTCGCCCGCTCACAGACGATGGTCGTCCTCGGGTCCCCCTACGAGAGCGAGGAACTCCCCCTCGAAATGGGTCTCGAGGAGTGA
- a CDS encoding DUF63 family protein produces MDTASEEADNERLWMGAVAAAIVALVGGALAFPKQVYDGFIWHYFWGPVLADANNASCAVRDGGTTKYIYDAATCATAPGPVAEPGYTLVSEVGYAVTLIVALMGVVYLLRRLNVGQERRLFYALFPFMLFGGALRVVEDANDALGQVGQSAIPFPWNTLIISPIIYFTVFAITLAALVVSVALARRGVVEDYEYPLAGIGTVVLAATVGYLVMLAMTTQTVRFYPQMLVVVLGGATLVTAVVWWAVNRYAPEINAGTAAMGAVVIWGHAVDGVANVAVLDWAGALGLAGQYGAKHPVNRAIIDITTNVFPASVTDVIGTAWPFLFVKIAAALAVVWVFDEQIFEESPRYAILLLIAIVAVGLGPGTRDMLRATFGI; encoded by the coding sequence ATGGACACAGCAAGCGAGGAAGCCGACAACGAGCGCCTGTGGATGGGGGCCGTCGCCGCCGCCATCGTGGCGCTGGTCGGCGGTGCGCTCGCGTTCCCGAAACAGGTGTACGACGGTTTCATTTGGCACTACTTCTGGGGTCCGGTACTGGCCGACGCGAACAACGCCTCCTGTGCCGTCCGCGACGGCGGCACGACGAAGTACATCTACGACGCGGCGACGTGCGCGACGGCGCCGGGTCCGGTCGCGGAACCCGGCTACACCCTCGTCTCGGAGGTCGGCTACGCGGTCACGCTCATCGTCGCGCTGATGGGCGTCGTCTACCTCCTCCGCCGACTGAACGTCGGACAGGAGCGACGCCTCTTTTACGCGCTCTTCCCGTTCATGCTCTTCGGCGGCGCGCTGCGCGTCGTTGAGGACGCGAACGACGCGCTCGGACAGGTCGGCCAGAGCGCGATTCCCTTCCCGTGGAACACGCTCATCATCAGCCCCATCATCTACTTCACCGTCTTCGCCATCACGCTCGCCGCCCTCGTCGTGAGCGTCGCCCTCGCCCGCCGCGGTGTGGTCGAGGACTACGAATATCCGCTCGCCGGAATCGGCACGGTCGTCCTCGCCGCGACGGTCGGCTATCTGGTGATGCTGGCGATGACGACCCAAACTGTCAGGTTCTACCCGCAGATGCTCGTCGTCGTCCTCGGCGGCGCGACGCTCGTCACCGCCGTCGTCTGGTGGGCGGTGAACCGATACGCACCCGAAATCAACGCCGGAACGGCCGCCATGGGCGCGGTCGTCATCTGGGGTCACGCCGTGGATGGCGTCGCAAACGTCGCGGTTCTCGACTGGGCGGGCGCGCTCGGCCTCGCCGGGCAGTACGGCGCGAAACACCCCGTCAACCGGGCCATCATCGACATCACGACGAACGTGTTCCCGGCGTCGGTGACGGACGTCATCGGGACGGCGTGGCCGTTCCTCTTCGTCAAAATCGCCGCCGCGCTCGCCGTCGTCTGGGTGTTCGACGAGCAGATATTCGAGGAGAGCCCGCGCTACGCCATCCTGCTCCTCATCGCCATCGTCGCGGTCGGACTCGGGCCGGGAACCCGCGACATGCTCCGGGCGACGTTCGGAATTTAG
- a CDS encoding DUF7479 domain-containing protein, whose translation MTTEFDLSCATCGSSLSKQSVSVDHLNAQRVEAAVCRNCGDRYFPESTLERLD comes from the coding sequence ATGACGACCGAGTTCGACCTCTCGTGTGCGACGTGCGGGTCGTCGCTGTCGAAACAAAGCGTCTCCGTGGACCATCTGAACGCACAGCGCGTCGAAGCGGCGGTGTGCCGGAACTGTGGGGACCGGTACTTCCCCGAATCGACGTTGGAACGACTCGACTAA
- a CDS encoding YcaO-like family protein — translation MNTVLGVVGRGPGADAVTSALSDADGAVTELDADSIGDADFAVVIDEVGASVFERANRAEIPWIAVELGGVGGRPRSDVNAAVSGFSPETACFDCLRARVAANAEEADGTGGDTPETAEYDAVTERFAGAVAGREAATLAAGGESAILGGVTELPHAERRLLPVPNCPTCGEPRDRTLGIEYEERTLDEAVSHAELALDERLGVIRSLGEVSSFPVPYYLATVTDTNGFSDASAPGQSAGVADGWDAALMKALGEGMERYCAGVYREDEFAVARPSDLGNAVSPAEFVRPAGWPDANDDELAWVSGRNLATGELVHLPAEFVHFPPPSARFKPAITTGLGLGNSTAEAILSGLYEVIERDATMLAWYSSFEPLGLHVEDDGFETLVKRARAEELDVTALLVTQDIDVPVVAVAVHRDGEWPKFAVGSGADLDPDAAARSALAEALQNWTELKSMGKEDAAEAEGSIARYASFPGSARRFVTPETTIPSSSVGSPVSDGTAELEAVVSRASEALSVYSARVTTRDVASLGFEAVRVLAPEAQPLFTGDAFFGKRARTVPDELGFDARPDREPHPYP, via the coding sequence ATGAACACCGTGCTGGGCGTTGTCGGTCGAGGTCCCGGTGCCGATGCGGTCACGTCGGCGCTTTCGGACGCGGACGGAGCCGTCACCGAACTCGACGCCGATTCCATCGGCGATGCCGATTTCGCCGTCGTCATCGACGAGGTGGGCGCATCCGTCTTCGAACGCGCGAATCGGGCGGAAATTCCGTGGATTGCGGTCGAACTCGGCGGCGTGGGTGGCCGACCGCGTTCCGACGTGAACGCCGCCGTTTCGGGATTTTCCCCGGAAACCGCCTGTTTCGATTGTTTGCGTGCGCGTGTCGCGGCCAACGCGGAGGAAGCCGACGGTACGGGAGGGGACACCCCCGAAACCGCCGAGTACGATGCCGTCACCGAACGGTTCGCCGGTGCGGTCGCCGGGAGGGAGGCGGCGACGCTCGCTGCGGGTGGCGAATCGGCGATACTCGGCGGCGTCACGGAACTCCCGCACGCGGAACGACGACTGCTTCCGGTTCCGAACTGCCCGACGTGTGGGGAACCGCGGGACCGAACGCTCGGCATCGAGTACGAGGAGCGGACGCTGGACGAGGCGGTTTCCCACGCCGAACTGGCGCTGGACGAGCGCCTCGGCGTCATCCGCTCGCTCGGCGAGGTGTCGTCGTTTCCCGTCCCGTACTATCTGGCGACCGTCACGGACACGAACGGATTCAGCGACGCGAGCGCACCGGGACAGTCGGCGGGGGTCGCCGACGGTTGGGACGCGGCGCTCATGAAGGCGTTGGGCGAGGGAATGGAACGCTATTGTGCGGGCGTCTATCGAGAGGACGAGTTCGCGGTGGCGCGGCCGTCCGATCTCGGCAACGCGGTGTCTCCCGCCGAGTTCGTGCGGCCCGCCGGATGGCCCGACGCGAACGACGACGAACTCGCGTGGGTCTCCGGGCGAAATCTGGCGACCGGCGAACTCGTTCACCTTCCGGCCGAGTTCGTCCACTTCCCGCCGCCGTCGGCGCGATTCAAGCCCGCCATAACCACCGGTTTGGGGTTGGGTAACTCGACTGCCGAGGCGATTCTGTCCGGGTTGTACGAGGTCATCGAGCGCGACGCGACGATGCTCGCGTGGTACTCATCGTTCGAACCGCTGGGATTGCACGTCGAGGACGACGGGTTCGAGACGTTGGTAAAGCGAGCACGCGCGGAGGAGTTGGACGTAACCGCCCTGCTCGTCACGCAGGACATCGACGTTCCCGTGGTCGCCGTCGCCGTTCACCGGGACGGAGAATGGCCGAAGTTCGCGGTGGGGTCGGGTGCGGATTTGGACCCGGACGCGGCGGCCCGCTCCGCGCTCGCGGAGGCGCTCCAGAACTGGACGGAACTGAAGTCGATGGGGAAAGAAGACGCCGCGGAGGCGGAGGGGTCCATCGCCCGGTACGCGTCGTTCCCCGGGTCGGCACGGCGCTTCGTCACGCCCGAGACGACGATTCCGAGTTCCAGCGTCGGTTCGCCGGTGTCGGACGGAACGGCGGAGTTGGAAGCGGTCGTCTCGCGGGCGAGCGAGGCGCTTTCGGTGTACAGTGCCAGGGTGACGACGCGCGACGTGGCGTCGCTCGGGTTCGAAGCGGTCCGCGTTCTCGCTCCCGAGGCACAACCGCTGTTCACCGGGGACGCGTTCTTCGGGAAGCGCGCGCGGACGGTCCCCGACGAACTCGGCTTCGACGCGCGTCCCGACCGGGAGCCGCATCCGTATCCCTGA
- the tbsP gene encoding transcriptional regulator TbsP, producing METKSNLLNQSVHEILQTVIDQGPDVMLVVNPSASAIEDLIDAATEYEGDLPEMRMLADEGILKDVMEDFIIASNAADLIDEGALTLRTTEDSSGNSLLVTEDVVIALVTAGDRVGGLTSDDDEFVDAAYGTYTDFWDDASDFSLRTPPITRVRETLGEEISPEAEDDFNSVLSSLETARGDGDGLDEVTISLLVAAKNEALLYDISKWGEDVGIASKATFSRTKTKLEDMGLIGTEKVPIDVGRPRLRLKLANDDLQNADTDQLAGVAQSILN from the coding sequence ATGGAAACAAAATCGAACCTCTTGAACCAAAGCGTCCACGAGATCCTTCAGACGGTGATCGATCAAGGCCCCGACGTCATGCTCGTCGTGAATCCATCCGCGAGCGCGATTGAAGACCTTATCGATGCCGCGACGGAGTACGAAGGCGACCTCCCCGAGATGCGTATGCTCGCGGACGAAGGTATCCTCAAAGACGTCATGGAAGACTTCATCATCGCCAGCAACGCCGCCGACCTCATCGACGAGGGCGCGCTCACGCTGCGCACTACGGAGGATTCCTCCGGCAACTCGCTCCTCGTCACCGAGGACGTCGTCATCGCACTCGTCACCGCGGGCGACCGAGTTGGTGGCCTGACCTCCGACGACGACGAGTTCGTGGACGCCGCCTACGGCACGTACACGGACTTCTGGGACGATGCGAGCGACTTCTCGCTCCGTACGCCCCCGATTACGCGCGTCCGCGAGACGCTCGGCGAAGAGATCAGCCCCGAGGCGGAAGACGACTTCAACAGCGTCCTCTCCTCGCTCGAAACCGCTCGCGGTGACGGCGACGGTCTCGACGAAGTGACCATCAGCCTCCTCGTCGCGGCCAAAAACGAGGCGTTGCTCTACGACATCAGCAAGTGGGGCGAGGACGTCGGCATCGCAAGCAAAGCGACGTTCTCCCGAACGAAGACCAAGCTCGAGGACATGGGCCTCATCGGTACCGAGAAGGTCCCCATCGACGTCGGTCGCCCGCGTCTCCGCCTGAAGCTCGCCAACGACGACCTTCAGAACGCGGACACCGACCAGCTCGCTGGCGTCGCACAGAGCATCCTCAACTAA